A genomic segment from Brucella pseudogrignonensis encodes:
- a CDS encoding ABC transporter substrate-binding protein encodes MKKALFAAVAAFSLGLSAQMAYALDKVTLGTNWLAQAGHGGFYQAVADGTYEKYGLDVKIEMGGPQVNNRPMLTAGRLDFLLTGNLLLSFNNVANGVPTTVVAAFYQKDPQALMAHEGEYKDFKDLANAETILISKDGQFSFWPWLVKDFGFKDEQLRPYGYSLAQFLSDKKTVQQAYATAEPIYAEKEGAKVTTFLLADQGFNTYANTIETRQQLVDENPELVQRFVTASIEGWNNFLYGDNSKAYELILKDNADMSKETLDAELARLKELKLIDSGDTLEKGIGAIDMNRVKEFYELARKSGIVSGDELDMTKVATDAFVNKGAGLDIKKQLGQ; translated from the coding sequence ATGAAAAAAGCACTCTTTGCGGCAGTCGCCGCTTTCTCGCTCGGCCTTTCCGCCCAGATGGCCTATGCGCTTGATAAAGTAACACTCGGCACCAACTGGCTGGCTCAGGCCGGTCATGGCGGCTTCTATCAGGCTGTTGCCGATGGCACCTACGAAAAATACGGCCTCGACGTGAAAATCGAAATGGGTGGACCGCAGGTCAACAATCGCCCAATGCTGACTGCTGGACGCCTCGACTTTTTGCTGACCGGCAATCTGCTTCTGTCGTTCAACAATGTCGCCAATGGTGTGCCGACCACAGTTGTGGCTGCTTTCTATCAGAAAGACCCACAGGCACTAATGGCACATGAAGGCGAATACAAGGACTTCAAAGACCTTGCCAATGCAGAAACCATCCTAATTTCCAAGGATGGTCAGTTCTCGTTCTGGCCATGGCTGGTGAAAGATTTCGGCTTCAAGGACGAACAGCTCCGTCCTTATGGCTATAGCCTTGCGCAATTTCTGAGCGACAAGAAGACCGTACAGCAGGCCTATGCCACTGCCGAGCCGATCTATGCTGAAAAAGAAGGCGCGAAGGTCACGACCTTCCTGCTGGCCGATCAGGGCTTCAACACCTATGCCAATACCATCGAAACACGCCAGCAGCTCGTCGATGAAAATCCTGAGCTCGTACAGCGATTTGTAACGGCCTCCATCGAAGGCTGGAACAACTTCCTTTATGGCGACAACAGCAAAGCCTATGAGCTGATCCTCAAAGACAATGCGGATATGAGCAAAGAAACACTTGATGCGGAGCTCGCGCGTCTTAAGGAACTTAAGCTGATCGATAGCGGTGACACGCTCGAAAAGGGCATTGGCGCAATCGACATGAACCGCGTCAAGGAATTCTACGAATTGGCTCGTAAGTCGGGCATCGTCAGCGGCGACGAGCTGGACATGACCAAGGTTGCAACTGACGCTTTTGTTAACAAGGGTGCGGGTCTCGACATCAAGAAACAATTGGGCCAATAA
- a CDS encoding glycine betaine ABC transporter substrate-binding protein, protein MLGKLTKFGLAAVVAGSMCAGAAFAQDNKTVKIGWAPWSDAEFVTKLAAKLIEDNLGQKVELVQTDVAPLYQGVSRGDVDAMMMAWLPETHADYYKRVEDKVENLGPLYEGAKLGWIVPDYIPESEISSIEDLKKPEVREKLKGEIQGIDPGAGLTRLSEEAIKKYGLDYKLNVSSEAAMLTTVDRATRSDGWFVATSWSPHWMFGKYKLRYIADPEGALGGAEHVDAIARKGFKEDNPKAAALLTKMSIPINELETAMFNAQETSYEKAVDKYIADHPDRIKEWLAE, encoded by the coding sequence ATGTTAGGCAAACTGACAAAATTCGGTCTTGCGGCAGTTGTTGCAGGCAGCATGTGCGCCGGAGCAGCCTTCGCGCAGGATAACAAGACGGTAAAAATCGGCTGGGCTCCATGGTCTGATGCGGAGTTCGTAACAAAACTCGCTGCAAAACTGATCGAAGATAATCTCGGCCAGAAGGTCGAGCTGGTTCAGACCGATGTTGCGCCGCTGTATCAGGGCGTGAGCCGCGGTGATGTCGATGCGATGATGATGGCATGGCTGCCGGAAACACACGCGGATTATTACAAGCGCGTTGAAGATAAGGTCGAAAACCTCGGTCCGCTTTACGAAGGTGCCAAGCTTGGCTGGATTGTACCAGACTACATTCCGGAAAGTGAAATTAGCTCGATTGAAGATCTGAAGAAGCCGGAAGTTCGTGAGAAACTGAAGGGCGAAATTCAGGGTATTGATCCGGGTGCAGGTCTGACCCGTCTTTCCGAAGAAGCAATCAAAAAATATGGCTTAGACTACAAGCTGAATGTATCGAGTGAAGCAGCAATGCTGACAACGGTTGATCGTGCGACGCGTTCAGATGGTTGGTTTGTAGCAACCTCTTGGAGCCCGCATTGGATGTTCGGCAAATATAAGCTTCGTTATATTGCCGATCCAGAAGGTGCATTGGGCGGCGCAGAACATGTCGATGCGATTGCGCGCAAAGGTTTCAAGGAAGATAACCCGAAAGCTGCAGCGCTTCTGACTAAAATGAGCATTCCTATCAATGAGCTTGAAACTGCGATGTTCAATGCGCAGGAAACTTCTTACGAGAAGGCCGTTGATAAATACATCGCCGATCATCCGGATCGGATTAAAGAATGGCTTGCTGAATAA
- a CDS encoding MurR/RpiR family transcriptional regulator translates to MSKVADIITRLHAAAQDGSKSDRRLAALVLSDPAYASKAAISEIASRAEVSEPTVTRFCRGLGCDGVRDFKFFLAQALAIGGQYLTAEIPARDIREARIASAVTDAAVAAIHRASDMLDMSVVMSIAERIVNSGSVLCLGSGGISSMMATELQNRLFRLGIPVLAQVDGQLQRMYAAVATRETTVIAFSVSGYARSVVEAVLVARQYGAETIAITAPDSDLAKATHVVIPFQSNEDGNLYKPTSSRFALMAILDMIATATAEIHGPQVLESLRRIKHSLNTLKIDDPRLPLGD, encoded by the coding sequence ATGAGCAAGGTCGCAGACATCATTACACGGCTTCATGCCGCAGCACAGGACGGGTCGAAATCCGACCGCCGGTTGGCTGCTTTGGTGTTGTCTGACCCCGCCTATGCATCCAAGGCCGCTATTTCGGAAATAGCGTCGCGTGCAGAGGTGAGTGAGCCGACTGTGACCCGGTTTTGTCGCGGGCTGGGCTGCGATGGGGTTCGTGATTTCAAGTTTTTTCTGGCGCAAGCACTTGCGATTGGCGGTCAATATCTGACGGCAGAAATTCCAGCTCGTGATATTCGTGAGGCGCGTATCGCCTCCGCTGTGACTGACGCTGCCGTCGCTGCTATTCATCGCGCAAGTGATATGCTCGATATGTCCGTTGTGATGTCAATCGCTGAGCGGATTGTAAATTCAGGCTCAGTGCTTTGCCTTGGTTCGGGTGGCATTTCATCAATGATGGCTACAGAATTGCAAAACCGGCTTTTCAGGCTCGGTATTCCGGTTCTGGCGCAAGTGGATGGTCAATTGCAGCGCATGTATGCAGCGGTTGCAACGCGCGAAACGACGGTCATTGCATTCTCGGTGTCAGGTTATGCCCGTTCGGTTGTCGAGGCTGTGCTGGTTGCCCGTCAATATGGTGCAGAAACGATTGCGATAACCGCGCCGGATTCTGATCTTGCCAAAGCCACACATGTGGTTATTCCGTTCCAGTCTAATGAGGATGGAAATCTCTATAAGCCGACATCTTCGCGGTTTGCATTGATGGCAATTCTCGACATGATCGCCACCGCCACTGCTGAAATTCACGGGCCACAAGTGCTTGAGAGCTTACGGCGTATCAAGCACAGTTTAAACACACTCAAGATTGATGATCCGCGTTTGCCGCTGGGAGACTGA
- a CDS encoding TetR family transcriptional regulator C-terminal domain-containing protein, translated as MTTDNQNDDSELTGRDKVLGRRRRIQGAIRTAAIDEFAEKGLAGASTQGIAQRAGLTKPQLHYYISSKEELYEDILIYILDEWEDIFLGVSNEEDPATLIRQYIRAKLEFSQKNPKASRLFTTEIANGAPFLSRHWKKHVSATHNAVKLIQSWVDDGRIKPVDPLLFQMHIWAVTQHYADFETQVRSMMSLSKDEPLDLDRIEKEVSTLFLRACGLE; from the coding sequence ATGACCACAGACAACCAGAATGACGATAGTGAGCTGACCGGACGAGACAAGGTTCTTGGCCGCAGGCGTCGCATTCAGGGTGCCATTCGTACCGCAGCCATCGATGAATTTGCCGAAAAAGGACTAGCGGGCGCATCCACGCAAGGGATTGCGCAGCGCGCTGGACTAACCAAGCCTCAGCTGCATTATTATATTTCCAGCAAAGAAGAACTCTACGAGGATATTCTCATTTATATCCTTGATGAGTGGGAAGACATATTCCTCGGCGTCAGCAACGAGGAAGACCCGGCCACACTTATCCGGCAATATATTCGGGCCAAGCTTGAATTCAGTCAGAAAAACCCGAAAGCCTCACGGCTATTCACGACCGAGATTGCCAATGGAGCGCCTTTTCTCAGCCGCCACTGGAAGAAGCACGTTTCGGCAACTCATAATGCAGTGAAACTCATTCAGTCATGGGTTGATGATGGTCGTATCAAGCCGGTCGATCCATTGCTATTCCAGATGCACATATGGGCCGTCACCCAGCACTATGCAGACTTTGAAACACAGGTCCGCAGCATGATGTCGCTCAGTAAAGATGAACCGTTAGACCTCGACCGCATCGAGAAAGAAGTCTCTACACTGTTTCTGCGCGCGTGCGGACTAGAGTAA
- a CDS encoding sn-glycerol-3-phosphate ABC transporter ATP-binding protein UgpC: protein MKNVSLRGITKSFGQMTILDRVDLDIEDGEFLVLVGPSGCGKSTLLRMVAGLEPISGGDLTIGGERANDLPPQKRNIAMVFQSYALFPHMTARENIGFGPRIRGEDKAATAAKVDKAAGILNLHSYLDRYPRQLSGGQRQRVAMGRAIVREPSVFLFDEPLSNLDAQLRVQMRTEIKALHHRLKSTVIYVTHDQIEAMTMADRIVVMNQGKIQQIGAPLDLYDRPANKFVAGFIGSPSMSFIPGELLEGGRFRTTEGEEIAVPGKSVSGRKAELGVRPENFVIAKDGEGLTLVIEVVEPTGPETHVYGKIAGEAVRAVFRERIHLAPGERVPVTAKPEHIHLFDKESGLPL from the coding sequence ATGAAAAATGTTTCCCTGCGTGGCATTACCAAATCTTTCGGGCAAATGACCATTCTTGATCGGGTTGATCTCGACATCGAGGATGGTGAGTTTCTTGTGCTGGTTGGGCCGTCTGGCTGTGGTAAGTCTACGCTTTTACGCATGGTTGCGGGGCTTGAGCCAATTTCCGGTGGTGATTTGACGATCGGTGGCGAACGCGCCAATGACCTCCCGCCGCAAAAGCGTAATATCGCGATGGTGTTTCAGTCCTACGCGCTCTTTCCACATATGACGGCGCGCGAAAATATCGGTTTTGGCCCACGCATTCGCGGTGAAGATAAAGCAGCAACTGCTGCCAAAGTTGATAAAGCCGCAGGCATTCTCAATCTGCATTCTTATCTTGATCGCTATCCGCGCCAACTGTCTGGTGGGCAGCGTCAGCGCGTCGCCATGGGGCGCGCCATTGTGCGCGAGCCATCGGTGTTTCTCTTCGATGAACCATTGTCGAACCTTGATGCGCAGCTTCGTGTGCAGATGCGTACTGAAATCAAGGCGCTGCACCATCGTCTCAAATCGACTGTCATCTACGTGACGCATGACCAGATCGAAGCCATGACGATGGCCGACCGTATTGTCGTTATGAATCAGGGCAAAATCCAGCAGATCGGTGCGCCGCTCGATCTTTATGATCGTCCGGCAAACAAGTTTGTCGCTGGGTTCATAGGCTCGCCGTCGATGAGCTTCATTCCCGGTGAATTGCTGGAAGGTGGCAGGTTCCGTACCACAGAAGGCGAAGAGATTGCCGTTCCGGGAAAATCTGTGTCTGGCCGGAAGGCTGAATTGGGTGTGCGTCCTGAGAATTTCGTCATTGCGAAAGACGGCGAGGGGTTAACGCTTGTTATCGAAGTGGTCGAACCAACCGGACCAGAAACTCATGTTTATGGAAAAATTGCTGGCGAAGCTGTGCGTGCCGTATTCCGCGAGCGTATTCACCTTGCACCCGGAGAGCGAGTCCCTGTAACGGCAAAGCCCGAACATATTCATCTCTTTGATAAGGAAAGCGGTTTGCCGCTTTAA
- a CDS encoding proline/glycine betaine ABC transporter permease, whose amino-acid sequence MDFNFSIGGGADVVVNYILDHFTPALDIIAATIGFVTDGIQNALLAIPPYGGVAILTLLALWRVGWKFAIFAVLALALIIHMGLWSGTMESLSLVLASTIIAVVIGIPLGIAMARSDAVASVVRPVLDLMQTMPAFVYLIPAAMFFGLGAVPGTIATVIFAMPPVVRLTNLGIRQVHAEFVEAGLAFGCTSRQLLFKVQLPNAMPSIMAGMNQTIMLSLSMVVIASMIGAGGLGNTVLTGIQRLDVGKGFEGGLAVVILAVILDRITQSFGKGNSGGVLGFFKRLSFMKKNEGEQSSSSLRNQQA is encoded by the coding sequence ATGGATTTTAATTTTAGTATCGGTGGAGGAGCAGATGTAGTGGTCAACTACATTCTCGATCATTTCACGCCTGCACTTGATATTATTGCAGCCACTATCGGGTTTGTAACCGATGGTATTCAAAATGCTCTTCTCGCAATTCCACCATATGGCGGCGTGGCAATTCTCACGCTGCTGGCTCTCTGGAGGGTCGGCTGGAAATTCGCGATTTTTGCGGTACTGGCCCTTGCTCTCATTATTCATATGGGGCTGTGGAGCGGCACAATGGAAAGCCTCTCACTGGTGCTGGCTTCTACAATTATCGCGGTGGTGATCGGTATCCCACTCGGCATCGCGATGGCGCGCAGCGATGCGGTTGCATCGGTTGTTCGTCCGGTGCTTGATCTGATGCAGACAATGCCAGCGTTTGTCTATCTCATTCCGGCAGCTATGTTTTTTGGCCTTGGTGCCGTACCGGGTACGATTGCAACCGTTATCTTCGCAATGCCGCCCGTGGTGCGTTTGACCAATCTTGGTATTCGTCAGGTGCATGCAGAATTTGTTGAGGCAGGCCTCGCATTTGGTTGCACATCAAGACAGCTACTTTTCAAAGTACAGCTCCCCAATGCCATGCCATCCATAATGGCGGGTATGAACCAGACAATCATGCTGTCGCTCTCCATGGTGGTTATTGCATCGATGATCGGTGCCGGTGGTCTTGGTAACACGGTACTGACAGGCATTCAGCGTCTGGACGTCGGCAAGGGCTTTGAAGGTGGTCTGGCTGTGGTCATTCTGGCCGTTATTCTCGACCGCATTACGCAGAGCTTTGGCAAGGGAAATTCTGGCGGCGTGCTGGGCTTTTTCAAAAGGTTGTCCTTCATGAAAAAGAATGAGGGCGAGCAGTCCTCATCCTCACTACGCAATCAACAAGCATAA
- a CDS encoding FAD-binding oxidoreductase, translating to MNSAAPQRIYDWAAFRAEIDGIRIYDDPKQVELRSRDYFWYSPILTEDIGHYLGDLVVIPKDQDEVRRVAAAAAKLRIPITVRGGGTGNYGQCVPLEGGVILDMTKIDRIIAIEPGKVRVEGGARISRLDDAVRETGQELLMYPSTRRIATIGGFFSGGSGGIGSLRHGMLRDDGNVYSVKVLTVEAEPKTIELTGRDIHKVQHAYGTNGIILELEIGLTKATEWVHTAALFDSYEATLKFCLKALEENLDCYLLTTVDRRFARFYTKFGDLFPSDKDAVFAMIAPQELARFEQLATEFSGKVSFSMTLDELHKAGLQPAYECGWNHTTLQALKAEPGWTYLQVAYPRPFDIDVVTRQIERYGETQYMHHEMARLEGEVQIFALPLVRFEGRDEMYRLIEELEQVDGCDIYDPHAYTIEDGGMKEIDSVQIEFKKQADPYGLLNPGKTRGWTADMVAKD from the coding sequence ATGAATTCTGCCGCACCACAGCGCATCTATGACTGGGCCGCGTTTCGCGCCGAAATCGATGGTATCCGCATTTATGATGACCCAAAACAGGTCGAACTGCGGTCCCGAGATTATTTCTGGTACAGCCCGATCCTGACGGAAGACATCGGCCATTATTTGGGCGATCTCGTCGTCATCCCAAAAGATCAGGATGAAGTGCGCCGCGTGGCAGCCGCTGCCGCGAAGCTCCGCATTCCGATCACCGTTCGCGGTGGCGGCACCGGCAATTACGGTCAGTGCGTTCCGCTTGAAGGCGGCGTCATTCTTGATATGACCAAAATCGACCGCATCATCGCAATCGAACCGGGCAAGGTTCGCGTGGAAGGCGGCGCTCGTATTTCCCGCCTCGACGATGCGGTGCGCGAAACGGGTCAGGAACTACTGATGTATCCGTCCACACGTCGCATTGCCACCATCGGCGGCTTTTTCTCGGGCGGTTCGGGTGGCATCGGTTCTCTGCGCCACGGCATGTTGCGGGATGATGGTAATGTCTATTCGGTCAAGGTTCTGACCGTTGAGGCCGAGCCAAAAACCATCGAACTGACGGGCCGTGACATTCACAAAGTGCAACACGCCTACGGCACCAATGGCATTATTCTTGAACTCGAAATCGGTCTCACCAAAGCAACCGAGTGGGTGCATACCGCAGCCCTCTTCGACAGCTACGAGGCAACACTAAAATTCTGTCTCAAAGCACTCGAAGAAAACCTCGATTGCTACCTGCTGACGACGGTGGATCGCCGTTTTGCGCGTTTCTACACAAAATTTGGCGATCTTTTCCCATCTGATAAGGATGCGGTTTTCGCGATGATCGCACCACAAGAACTGGCGCGTTTCGAGCAGCTGGCCACAGAGTTCAGCGGCAAAGTTTCCTTCTCGATGACGCTTGACGAGTTGCACAAGGCCGGGCTTCAGCCTGCTTATGAATGTGGATGGAACCACACCACGCTTCAGGCGCTGAAGGCTGAACCGGGTTGGACTTATTTGCAGGTTGCCTATCCTCGCCCGTTCGACATTGATGTGGTTACACGCCAGATCGAACGCTATGGCGAAACGCAATATATGCATCACGAAATGGCGCGTCTGGAAGGCGAAGTACAGATTTTTGCACTGCCGCTCGTGCGCTTTGAAGGTCGCGATGAAATGTACCGCCTGATCGAAGAGCTGGAACAAGTTGATGGCTGCGACATATATGATCCGCACGCTTACACCATCGAAGATGGCGGCATGAAAGAAATCGACAGCGTACAGATCGAATTCAAAAAGCAGGCTGATCCATATGGCCTGCTTAACCCAGGCAAAACCCGCGGCTGGACAGCCGACATGGTAGCAAAAGACTAA
- a CDS encoding amidohydrolase family protein — protein MKARSAVNVDMLRGIAIADLDGHYDISIDCGRIASLTPSQSKNGGFITPLFADVHVHLDKTFTIGRIAERGSAKVDCLFDAIDLMNIDRESWSADDIRARATKALEAAYAQGVGAMRTHVDWTTPDVPIAWPVLNELRQEWKDRIDLELAALIHGDIVLGAGAAIAERVANDGGVLGAFFYRNADLEAKIEEMFRLTVQHDLKLDFHVDEGLELEADGFPLIVAATKRHNMAGRVLCGHACSLSLREPQELSRILSAAADAGTALVSLPTSNLYLQDRLGGQSPRLRGVAPLNEARRAGMDAMLGSDNVRDAFYPYGDYDPLSVLRLAAPVCHLEPDEWLDSITTLPARFIGSDRVLAMIEGGSANFIWHDATDINDLISRPQAHRVVWRDGKPI, from the coding sequence ATGAAAGCGAGATCCGCCGTGAACGTTGATATGCTGAGAGGTATCGCCATTGCTGATCTTGATGGTCATTACGACATCAGCATCGATTGCGGGCGCATTGCATCGCTGACGCCCTCACAGTCTAAAAATGGTGGCTTTATCACACCGCTTTTCGCTGACGTGCATGTGCATCTCGACAAGACCTTCACCATTGGCCGCATTGCGGAGCGTGGCAGCGCCAAAGTTGATTGCCTGTTCGATGCTATTGACCTGATGAATATCGACCGTGAGAGCTGGAGTGCCGACGATATCCGCGCACGCGCCACCAAGGCTCTTGAAGCAGCTTATGCGCAGGGCGTTGGCGCCATGCGAACTCATGTCGATTGGACCACACCTGATGTGCCGATCGCTTGGCCGGTGTTGAACGAGCTGCGTCAGGAGTGGAAAGATCGCATCGACCTTGAGCTTGCTGCTCTTATCCATGGCGACATCGTGCTTGGCGCAGGCGCAGCAATTGCTGAACGTGTAGCAAACGATGGTGGCGTCCTTGGCGCTTTCTTCTATCGCAATGCTGATCTTGAAGCCAAAATTGAAGAGATGTTTCGTCTCACGGTGCAGCATGATCTCAAGCTCGACTTTCATGTCGATGAAGGGCTTGAATTAGAGGCCGATGGCTTTCCGCTGATTGTTGCCGCAACGAAGCGCCACAATATGGCGGGCCGTGTCCTTTGCGGTCACGCCTGTTCGCTTTCACTGCGCGAGCCTCAGGAACTAAGCCGCATTCTCTCCGCTGCTGCGGATGCTGGAACAGCGCTTGTGTCGCTTCCAACATCCAATCTCTATCTGCAAGACAGGCTTGGCGGACAATCGCCGCGTCTTCGCGGTGTAGCTCCGCTCAACGAAGCGCGCCGGGCGGGCATGGACGCCATGCTCGGCTCCGACAATGTGCGCGACGCTTTCTATCCCTATGGCGATTACGATCCGCTTTCGGTTCTGCGCCTCGCAGCCCCGGTTTGCCACCTTGAGCCGGATGAATGGCTCGATAGCATCACCACCCTGCCCGCGCGCTTCATCGGAAGTGACCGCGTATTGGCGATGATCGAAGGCGGATCTGCGAATTTTATCTGGCATGACGCTACAGACATTAACGACCTCATCAGCCGTCCGCAGGCGCATCGCGTCGTCTGGCGCGATGGTAAACCAATTTAA
- a CDS encoding D-TA family PLP-dependent enzyme: MTRPKNIHEIDTPAILIDVNRVQANIVKAQAHADAIGVKLRPHIKTHKLPYFARRQLEAGAVGITCQKLGEAEVMADAGIIDIFLPYNILGKAKLDRLYALHQRITISVTVDNATALEGLEKRFTNAGRPLKVLVECDTGMGRCGVQTAEEALELARQISQSKGLRFGGLMTYPATGKAEQAENWLRKARDLLAANGIQCETISSGGTPDMWLSPNESVVTEYRPGTYIYFDRFQVAKGAATLNDCALTVLATIVSHPTADRAIIDAGSKSLSSDTLGLHDFGELAERTDARVTGLSEEHGTLKGDIAGLKVGDKVRVIPDHVCVVSNLFDEVHLISGDDIIDILPVAARGKLK; this comes from the coding sequence ATGACGAGGCCTAAAAATATCCATGAGATTGATACGCCTGCAATTCTGATTGATGTAAATCGCGTTCAGGCCAATATTGTTAAGGCGCAGGCGCATGCCGATGCGATCGGTGTGAAGCTGCGTCCGCATATTAAAACACATAAGCTCCCATATTTTGCGCGACGCCAGCTCGAAGCCGGAGCTGTTGGCATTACCTGTCAAAAGCTTGGTGAAGCGGAAGTCATGGCGGACGCAGGCATCATCGATATTTTCTTGCCCTATAATATTCTGGGTAAGGCGAAGCTTGATCGGCTTTATGCTCTGCATCAGCGTATCACAATATCTGTAACGGTTGATAACGCGACGGCCCTTGAGGGACTGGAAAAGCGTTTCACCAATGCAGGGCGACCGCTTAAAGTTTTGGTGGAATGCGACACCGGCATGGGGCGCTGTGGTGTGCAAACAGCCGAAGAGGCACTCGAACTCGCTCGGCAGATCAGCCAGAGCAAAGGTCTGCGCTTCGGTGGCCTGATGACCTATCCTGCGACTGGCAAGGCAGAACAGGCCGAAAACTGGTTGCGTAAAGCGCGCGATCTTTTGGCTGCCAATGGAATTCAATGCGAAACCATTTCAAGCGGCGGCACGCCCGATATGTGGCTTTCGCCCAACGAGAGTGTTGTTACGGAATACCGCCCCGGTACGTATATTTACTTTGATCGTTTTCAGGTGGCTAAAGGCGCGGCAACGCTCAACGATTGTGCTTTGACGGTACTCGCGACAATTGTCAGTCATCCGACAGCAGACCGAGCGATAATCGATGCGGGTTCAAAATCGCTTTCCAGCGATACGCTAGGGCTGCATGATTTTGGCGAATTGGCTGAGAGGACAGACGCACGTGTGACGGGTCTGAGCGAAGAGCACGGCACGCTTAAGGGTGATATTGCTGGCTTGAAAGTCGGTGATAAGGTGCGGGTTATTCCCGATCATGTCTGTGTTGTTTCCAATCTTTTCGACGAAGTGCATCTGATTTCCGGCGACGATATCATCGATATTTTGCCTGTCGCTGCACGCGGAAAGCTTAAATGA
- the proV gene encoding glycine betaine/L-proline ABC transporter ATP-binding protein ProV encodes MKSPAKTKISLNSVFKVFGDDPKLAMQELLAGKSKAQIHSDHGATIGVDNATFDIKEGEVFVIMGLSGSGKSTLLRLLNRLIEPTDGSIEVDGRDIVKMSKRELIDLRRRDMSMVFQSFALLPNRNVIDNAAFGLEVAGLGEAERHEKALKALAAVGLEPYAHSMPDQLSGGMKQRVGLARALASEPTILLMDEAFSALDPLIRTEMQDELKRLQAEHSRTIIFVSHDLDEAMRIGDRICIMQHGKVVQVGTPNEIVSAPANDYVRSFFRNVDVSRVFKAADVVREDELITFDQAQLSSALERLDASGKPYGVLLDADRIYRGVVTREALASGNFKIENDQLDGAIAIQADAPLSGLLVRVAESPWPVPVTDRNNRYLGAISKSALLETLGRAG; translated from the coding sequence ATGAAGTCGCCAGCTAAGACAAAAATAAGCTTGAATAGCGTGTTTAAAGTCTTCGGCGACGATCCGAAGCTTGCGATGCAGGAATTGCTTGCAGGGAAATCAAAGGCCCAGATTCACAGCGATCATGGCGCCACAATCGGTGTAGACAACGCGACCTTCGATATTAAAGAAGGTGAAGTATTCGTGATCATGGGTCTCTCTGGCTCAGGTAAGTCAACGTTGTTACGCCTTCTCAATCGTCTTATTGAGCCGACCGACGGTTCCATTGAAGTTGATGGTCGCGATATCGTGAAAATGTCGAAGCGCGAGCTTATCGATCTTCGTCGCCGCGATATGAGCATGGTGTTCCAGTCATTTGCCCTTCTTCCAAATAGGAACGTGATTGATAATGCCGCGTTTGGTCTTGAAGTGGCCGGATTGGGCGAGGCTGAACGTCACGAAAAAGCGCTGAAAGCGCTGGCAGCAGTGGGTCTTGAACCCTATGCGCATTCGATGCCTGATCAGCTTTCCGGCGGGATGAAGCAACGCGTTGGTCTTGCAAGAGCACTGGCGAGTGAACCCACCATTCTGTTGATGGACGAAGCATTTTCGGCGCTTGATCCGTTGATCCGCACGGAAATGCAGGACGAATTGAAGCGCCTTCAGGCGGAACACAGCCGCACAATCATTTTCGTAAGCCACGATCTCGACGAAGCCATGCGTATTGGTGATCGTATTTGCATCATGCAGCACGGCAAAGTGGTCCAAGTCGGTACGCCAAACGAAATCGTCTCAGCACCTGCTAATGATTATGTTCGGTCATTCTTCCGCAATGTTGATGTTTCGCGTGTGTTTAAGGCCGCTGATGTCGTGCGCGAAGATGAGCTGATCACCTTCGATCAGGCACAATTGTCTTCCGCACTCGAACGTCTCGATGCAAGTGGCAAGCCTTATGGCGTATTGCTGGATGCCGACCGTATTTATCGCGGCGTTGTCACACGGGAAGCGCTTGCGAGCGGAAACTTCAAGATAGAGAACGATCAGTTGGATGGAGCGATTGCGATACAAGCTGATGCTCCGTTATCGGGGCTTCTGGTGCGTGTGGCGGAAAGTCCTTGGCCTGTTCCAGTAACGGATCGGAATAATCGCTACCTCGGTGCTATCAGTAAATCGGCATTGCTTGAAACGCTTGGCCGCGCAGGCTGA